A region from the Helcococcus ovis genome encodes:
- the leuS gene encoding leucine--tRNA ligase, with protein sequence MVERYNPNAIEKKWQKIWEEEKTFKTVMDKSKEKFYALVEFPYPSGAGLHVGHPRSYTALDVVSRKRRMQDQVVLYPMGFDAFGLPTENFAIKNKIHPRIVTEQNIENFTKQLKSIGFSFDWDRVIDTTQPDYYKWTQWIFIQMFKKGLAYKKEYPINWCPNDKVGLSNEEVVNGHCERCGAKVEHRVRNQWMLKITEYADRLIDDLDLVDYLPHIKQQQINWIGRSKGAEINFSIKNHDEKLTVYTTRPDTIYGSTYMVIAPEHKIIDILKDEIENYDEVLKYKDLANKKSDFERGEMNKDKTGVELKGVKAINPLTNEEIPVWISDYVMVTYGTGAIMAVPAHDTRDYEFAKKFNLPIVEVVSGGNVENEAYTDTQTGTMINSGILDGLEVKDAKEKIIKYIEENGLGEKKTNFKLRDWVFSRQRYWGEPIPMVYCEEHGWNPIDEKELPLLLPEVENYEPTDDGSSPLSTIPEFVNTTCPICGGPAHRETDTMPQWAGSSWYYLRYMDPNNQDALVGKDEVEYFSPIDWYNGGNEHTTLHLLYSRFWHKFLYDIGVVPTKEPYMKRTSHGMILGENNEKMSKSRGNVVNPDDIVENYGADTLRTYEMFISEFDKSVPWSDESLVGVRKYLDRVWRLQDILVKGNEYSSDMEVLINQTIKKVTDDYESMKFNTAISQLMILLNSFTKKGQINKKELETYLILLNPCAPHLTEEIWQILGHKTQMANANIWPTFDESKLTSDMVEIPVQVNGKVRGKIEVSKDASKEEIIEKSQQEENVKAFLAGKTVRKVIFVPGKILNIVAN encoded by the coding sequence ATGGTTGAAAGATATAACCCAAATGCAATTGAAAAAAAATGGCAAAAGATTTGGGAAGAAGAAAAAACATTTAAGACAGTAATGGATAAGAGCAAAGAAAAATTTTATGCTTTAGTAGAATTTCCATATCCATCGGGAGCTGGACTTCATGTAGGACATCCAAGATCATATACTGCATTAGATGTCGTTTCCAGAAAAAGAAGAATGCAGGATCAAGTGGTGCTATATCCAATGGGATTTGATGCCTTTGGATTGCCTACAGAAAATTTTGCGATAAAAAATAAAATACATCCAAGAATAGTTACAGAACAAAATATCGAAAATTTTACAAAACAATTAAAATCTATCGGATTTTCGTTTGATTGGGATAGAGTTATAGATACCACTCAACCTGATTATTATAAGTGGACTCAATGGATTTTTATTCAAATGTTTAAAAAAGGTTTGGCGTATAAAAAAGAATATCCAATAAATTGGTGTCCAAATGATAAAGTAGGTTTATCAAATGAAGAAGTAGTTAATGGACATTGTGAGAGATGTGGAGCTAAAGTTGAACATAGAGTAAGAAATCAATGGATGCTGAAGATAACAGAATATGCAGACAGATTAATTGATGATTTGGATTTGGTGGATTATTTGCCACATATCAAGCAACAGCAAATTAATTGGATTGGAAGATCAAAAGGAGCAGAAATTAATTTTTCTATAAAAAATCACGATGAAAAATTAACTGTTTATACAACCAGACCGGATACTATTTATGGAAGCACATATATGGTCATTGCTCCTGAACATAAGATTATTGATATATTAAAAGATGAAATTGAAAACTACGATGAAGTTTTGAAATATAAAGATTTAGCAAATAAAAAATCGGATTTTGAACGTGGAGAAATGAATAAAGATAAAACAGGTGTTGAATTGAAAGGGGTTAAAGCTATAAATCCTTTAACAAATGAAGAAATACCTGTATGGATTTCAGATTATGTAATGGTTACATATGGTACAGGAGCGATTATGGCAGTGCCTGCTCATGACACACGTGATTATGAGTTTGCTAAAAAATTCAATCTTCCAATAGTTGAAGTTGTAAGTGGTGGAAATGTTGAAAATGAAGCATATACAGATACACAAACAGGAACTATGATTAATTCAGGTATTTTAGATGGATTAGAAGTAAAAGATGCTAAAGAAAAAATTATAAAATACATTGAAGAAAATGGTTTAGGTGAAAAGAAAACTAATTTTAAATTGAGAGATTGGGTATTTTCAAGACAAAGATATTGGGGAGAACCGATTCCAATGGTATATTGTGAAGAACATGGTTGGAACCCTATAGATGAAAAAGAATTACCATTATTGCTTCCGGAAGTTGAAAATTATGAACCAACAGATGATGGTTCATCTCCATTATCAACAATACCGGAATTTGTAAATACAACATGCCCAATTTGTGGTGGACCAGCACATAGAGAAACTGATACAATGCCACAATGGGCAGGGTCATCATGGTATTATTTGAGATATATGGATCCAAATAATCAAGATGCTTTAGTAGGTAAAGATGAAGTTGAATATTTTTCACCAATTGATTGGTACAATGGTGGTAATGAACATACAACACTCCACTTATTGTATTCAAGATTTTGGCATAAATTCTTATATGATATAGGAGTAGTACCCACAAAAGAACCATACATGAAAAGAACTTCTCATGGTATGATTTTAGGTGAAAATAATGAAAAAATGTCAAAATCAAGAGGTAATGTTGTAAATCCAGATGATATTGTAGAAAACTATGGAGCAGATACTCTTAGAACTTATGAGATGTTTATTTCTGAATTTGATAAATCAGTTCCATGGTCAGATGAATCTTTAGTAGGAGTTAGAAAATATCTTGATAGAGTGTGGAGATTGCAGGATATTTTAGTTAAGGGAAATGAATATTCGTCAGATATGGAAGTGTTAATTAATCAAACAATCAAAAAAGTCACAGACGACTATGAATCAATGAAATTTAATACAGCAATTTCACAATTGATGATATTACTAAATTCATTTACTAAAAAAGGACAAATTAATAAAAAAGAACTTGAAACATATTTAATTTTATTAAATCCTTGTGCACCTCATTTAACTGAAGAAATTTGGCAAATACTTGGCCATAAAACACAAATGGCTAATGCTAATATTTGGCCGACATTTGATGAAAGTAAGTTAACAAGTGATATGGTAGAAATACCGGTACAAGTAAATGGTAAAGTTAGAGGTAAAATAGAAGTTTCTAAAGATGCAAGTAAAGAAGAAATTATAGAAAAATCTCAACAAGAAGAAAACGTAAAAGCATTTTTAGCAGGAAAAACTGTAAGAAAAGTTATATTTGTGCCAGGAAAGATATTAAATATTGTTGCAAATTAA